Genomic window (Candidatus Paceibacterota bacterium):
ACCTTCATGTTAATTGCGGGCGAAGCCAGCGGGGATATGCTGGCTGCCGAACTGGTGCGCGCCATTCGCCAGGAATCCGCCGAAGCCGGGGCGGTTCCCACGACCGATTACCAGCCGCTGCACACGAGCCTGGCCCCGCGATTCTTCGGCGCGGGCGGGCCACAGATGGCCGCGGCGGGAGTGGAGCTGGCGCTTGACATGACCGAGCATTCGATCATTGGGCTCACGGAGGCGCTGAAACACTACTTCAAGTTCCGCCGGCTATTCCGCCACCTCTTCCAGCTCGCAGTCGAACGCCAGCCCGACGCGATCATCTGCGTGGATTTCTCCGGCTTCAATCGCCGCTTTGCTCGTGCCATCAGAAACTACCACCGCACACGCCGGGACTGGTTTCACGTGTGGCATCCCAGGCTGATCCAGTACGTCTCACCGCAGGTCTGGGCCTCGCGCGAAGGCCGCGCTCAACAGATCGCGCGCGACTATGATCTGGTGCTGAGCATCTTCCCGTTCGAGCAGCAGTGGTATGCGAAGCGCGTGCCGCAACTCCGCGTCGAATTTGTCGGCCATCCCATTGTGGACCGCTACGGCCAAGGGCAGGTGGCAAGAAGCGAGATAAGAACCGGCAAGGGGACGTTAACGGTGCTGCTTCTGCCGGGCAGCCGTCCGGGTGAACTTCAACGCCATTTGCCTGTGATGATTGATGCGCTGGCCCTGATCCAGGCCAAGCTTGTGGGCCTGCGCGCGCGCATGGTCCTGCCCAACGAGGCGCTGATGCAGAAGGCGAGGGCTCTGCGCCTGTCGCCAGACCTGTCCCTCCAAGTGGGCGGCTTGCCCGAGGCGCTGGCGGCTGCCGACGTGGCCATTGCCTCCACGGGCACCGTCACGACCGAGTGCGCCTTCTTTGGCGTGCCGACCGTGGCCCTCTACAAGACATCCTGGAGCACCTGGCAAATCGCCAAGCGCATCGTGAAGGTGAAATACGCGGCCATGCCGAACCTGCTTGCCAACGAGGCAGTCTTTCCCGAGTTCATTCAAAACGCTGCCACCCCGGACAATATCGCCTTGGCCGCGGCCGACCTGCTGCGCGACGCCCCGCGCCGCGCCCGGGTGAAAGCCCGCCTCGCTGAGATCGTCACGTCCCTCGGCCCCCCCGGCGCCCCGCGCCGCGCCGCCCGCGCCATTCTCAAGACCTTTTGATTGCGGAACCCGGGGCAACCCTCCTGCGCCACTCCGTTAGCGGATCTCGAAGTCCGACTCGTTCACCCACCCGGGAGTCTTTGCTTCGCCGGCCCGGAAGCGGTGATAGAAATCGCGGTTGATCGGGTCGGAGTAAGGAAGCCGCTCGAATTGTTCGCCCGTCCCGAACATGCGGGGATCATTCTGGGCTTTGAGTTCTTTGAAGAGCTGTCGCTGGAGCCTGGCTTCGAGGGTGCTGGTTAGGGAGCGGCCGGCGAGGTTGACGAGGCAGTCGGGGTCCTGCTTGAGGTCGTAGAGCTCGGTC
Coding sequences:
- the lpxB gene encoding lipid-A-disaccharide synthase, whose product is MRPNTFMLIAGEASGDMLAAELVRAIRQESAEAGAVPTTDYQPLHTSLAPRFFGAGGPQMAAAGVELALDMTEHSIIGLTEALKHYFKFRRLFRHLFQLAVERQPDAIICVDFSGFNRRFARAIRNYHRTRRDWFHVWHPRLIQYVSPQVWASREGRAQQIARDYDLVLSIFPFEQQWYAKRVPQLRVEFVGHPIVDRYGQGQVARSEIRTGKGTLTVLLLPGSRPGELQRHLPVMIDALALIQAKLVGLRARMVLPNEALMQKARALRLSPDLSLQVGGLPEALAAADVAIASTGTVTTECAFFGVPTVALYKTSWSTWQIAKRIVKVKYAAMPNLLANEAVFPEFIQNAATPDNIALAAADLLRDAPRRARVKARLAEIVTSLGPPGAPRRAARAILKTF